From a single Nissabacter sp. SGAir0207 genomic region:
- the ybfF gene encoding esterase produces the protein MKLNYRLQTEHSPAGALPVVLIHGLFGSLDNLGILARGLRDRHPIVQVDMRNHGLSPRAPGMRYPEMAADLKQLLEELAIPRAIVIGHSMGGKAAMALTAIAPEVVDKLVVIDVAPVDYQTRRHDEIFAAIRAVSEAGITQRSAAAALMRDHLAEEGVIQFLLKSFHEGEWRFNVPVLWEQYAHITGWEPIPTWPHRTLFIRGGLSPYIKESYRDEIARQFPQARAHVVAGTGHWVHAEKPEAVLRAIDRFLTEA, from the coding sequence ATGAAATTGAATTATCGCTTACAAACTGAACACTCGCCGGCGGGGGCGTTGCCGGTGGTGCTGATTCACGGCCTGTTCGGCAGCCTGGATAACCTTGGCATCCTGGCGCGCGGCCTGCGCGACCGCCACCCGATTGTGCAGGTCGATATGCGCAACCACGGCCTTTCGCCACGCGCGCCGGGTATGCGCTACCCGGAGATGGCCGCCGACCTGAAGCAGTTGCTTGAGGAGCTGGCTATCCCGCGCGCCATCGTGATTGGTCACTCGATGGGCGGCAAGGCGGCGATGGCGCTCACCGCCATCGCCCCGGAAGTGGTGGACAAGCTGGTGGTGATTGACGTCGCGCCAGTGGACTACCAGACCCGTCGCCACGACGAGATCTTCGCCGCCATCCGGGCGGTGAGCGAGGCGGGCATCACCCAGCGCAGCGCCGCCGCTGCCCTGATGCGTGACCATCTCGCTGAGGAGGGGGTCATCCAGTTCCTGCTGAAGTCGTTCCATGAGGGCGAGTGGCGCTTCAATGTGCCGGTGCTGTGGGAGCAGTATGCGCACATCACTGGCTGGGAGCCGATCCCCACCTGGCCGCACCGGACGCTGTTCATCCGCGGCGGCCTCTCCCCCTATATCAAGGAGAGCTACCGCGATGAGATTGCGCGCCAGTTCCCACAGGCGCGCGCCCACGTGGTGGCTGGCACCGGCCACTGGGTCCATGCGGAAAAACCCGAGGCGGTGCTGCGCGCTATCGATCGCTTCCTGACGGAAGCCTGA